A stretch of Oreochromis aureus strain Israel breed Guangdong linkage group 11, ZZ_aureus, whole genome shotgun sequence DNA encodes these proteins:
- the ntd5 gene encoding beta-2-glycoprotein 1-like, which translates to MDCALLLLSLWALTGTVSLQDSESCPERLVGEEGRRTCPRPCKADSDCGSKRQCLCDGQCGLSCVAPGRTCPWPLPHSENSEARLLSPTHSFSALLEVRCKPGFTLPSGLDATIRRCQGDRQWSGDEPICTESPEPAAVQTCPLPEEVINTFSIQGVGTSIRYSCLSGADIVGSRENFCQENQTWQYPHPICKKVYCQPPTEVEQGYVVAVQKTEYEVGFDIHYLCKKNFLLDGAQMITCLSNGSWSASPPHCRARCLIPAERSRVMIGGVKRWPFDVTDAMVPHGENVTFFCKHPRKQCSFTATQTCFNGKLQTPACYLEPTWLQYKLFPHRLVSEIEACEPGDVE; encoded by the exons ATGGACTgtgcactgctgctgctgtccctGTGGGCTCTGACTGGAACCGTATCCCTGCAGGATTCAG AGTCATGTCCGGAGAGGCTTGTGGGGGAGGAGGGAAGGAGGACGTGTCCGCGACCCTGCAAAGCTGACAGTGACTGTGGCAGCAAACGCCAGTGTCTGTGTGACGGCCAGTGTGGTCTCAGCTGTGTGGCTCCAG GTCGTACTTGTCCCTGGCCTCTACCCCACAGTGAAAACTCAGAAGCTCGCCTCCTCTCTCCCACTCACTCGTTTTCTGCCCTGCTTGAAGTGCGCTGCAAGCCAGGATTCACATTGCCCAGCGGCTTGGATGCCACTATTCGCCGTTGTCAGGGTGACCGACAGTGGAGTGGCGATGAGCCCATCTGCACAG AATCACCTGAACCTGCTGCTGTCCAGACTTGCCCTCTGCCCGAGGAAGTGATCAACACCTTCAGCATCCAGGGAGTAGGAACTTCCATCCGCTACAGCTGCCTGTCTGG GGCGGATATAGTGGGGAGCAGGGAAAATTTCTGCCAGGAGAATCAGACCTGGCAGTATCCTCACCCCATCTGTAAAA AAGTGTACTGCCAGCCTCCTACAGAGGTGGAGCAGGGCTATGTAGTGGCTGTCCAGAAGACTGAGTATGAAGTGGGCTTTGACATCCACTACCTGTGCAAAAAGAACTTCCTCCTGGATGGAGCCCAGATGATCACCTGTCTGTCCAATGGCAGCTGGAGTGCATCGCCCCCGCACTGTAGAG CTCGTTGTCTCATTCCTGCTGAGCGAAGCCGCGTGATGATTGGTGGCGTGAAACGCTGGCCGTTTGATGTTACAGATGCCATGGTTCCCCACGGGGAAAACGTGACGTTCTTCTGCAAACATCCTCGTAAGCAATGCAGCTTCACCGCAACCCAGACCTGCTTTAACGGAAAGCTGCAGACACCAGCCTGCTACCTTG AGCCAACATGGTTGCAGTATAAACTCTTTCCTCATCGGCTGGTCTCGGAAATTGAAGCATGCGAGCCCGGCGATGTGGAGTAA